A genomic region of Colletotrichum destructivum chromosome 5, complete sequence contains the following coding sequences:
- a CDS encoding Putative K domain-containing protein gives MASTDSAVSNGAEPSAAQKLLQTHADHHPTVEDVPDEDLPLKSGESATWAEPISTKAAGKQKETSAPSKKFDPQSHDLFPELGASSKAPTVAPIWGAKSNVSTPANGLSRSSTPASGNATPKNGPPSMSIPGRNVETVVLEPQFILPRGQLKRPIPDIMKDINRKSRANITLSTATNGRLKFDATGPQDVAQQALKDLVQQIGTKTTIKVPIPQSARAHIIGKGGSVIKAIQEKSGARVQLPKAEEGSAPVDEDDDSTIDVLVEGNALSAASARNEILKIAGERTANVNTKLRGIPAEFYPFIAGPGNSHVNQYENNGVQVRVPPHQIWAPRGRNLAVNEGERPVFVPASDNHIQLAGDRAAVQAARAEIERRVQELQNQLAIDQFSLQKGRHQFIAGRRGESLDEFFGQTGCTILLPTDDDDDSVTVIGPIAQLSKGVETAMDRAMNMQSTTFDIGRFHKNAPGGVNVHARHVTRYLRHRDLFDDIERAHSTHISTPFNASGSSPYELYSRDGKKALQAQSAIEKLVHAVPPARIAPIPVDPFYHNYLVKDVGPRMRNSHGVHVILPESGEPDAPVLLVFEGPTAPEPKPEIKTGRPSDDEIRTFQEALEVARKQILDIINKQEQIASASIDVPQKFHERLRRFIKKEQANRADDQIPIRVSSVGTVVTLRGPASAVKKLEDKVIAFIEQEKEDEKERGFTMSFDFPQKFANHLIGKGGSNIKELRDRFDVEIQVQDGKVELKGPKAKAEAAKAHISSLSRTLADEVTHILKVDPKFHRELIGAGGSVTNRLQNKYKVLIFFPRSGKSPKDDEANADAVSDAGKPKRHQEPDEVIVRGPKKGADEARDEILSLLQYLKDTSFTATVSVQQKQVPSIIGQGGAALEELRISSGAKIDIPSGRDADTVEIQIKGTKAQVAAAKKALEEKRDVFNDTIVRTIEVDKKHHKSLIGTGGANLRDLVIKAGGSDDRRELARTIQFPKQEADGHTIKVEGRSDIVNKICARIEEIVAEKESQITEVLDVPTEKHRTLIGRGGDAKRQLEAQFTVSIDIPRQGDGKTGVKITGRPENVEKAKEHIASLVKEQEGETLQVPRSLHHSISNNGQFFRQLRNNHQISVDHAGQSVPPKPSSASRSNGSALPLITDDDDATADVHSWKVVDSAAGEDGDIAWVLRGSPENIEKAKAAIASAIEQARRNTHTGYLVLPDPKTYRYVIGQGGSKVNSIRKQSGCKINVPRNDDKEDAIEVIGTAEGVEKAKGLILDAVKEGLSSRVSRD, from the exons ATGGCCTCCACTGATTCTGCAGTCTccaacggcgccgagccCTCGGCTGCCCAGAAGCTTCTCCAGACTCATGCCGACCACCATCCCACTGTTGAGGACGTTCCCGATGAGGATCTCCCTCTGAAGTCCGGCGAGTCTGCGACCTGGGCCGAACCCATCTCCACCAAGGCTGCGGGAAAGCAGAAGGAAACCTCCGCCCCTAGCAAGAAGTTCGATCCTCAGTCCCATGATCTCTTCCCCGAGCTCGGGGCCAGTTCCAAGGCGCCCACCGTCGCCCCGATCTGGGGAGCCAAGAGCAACGTTTCTACCCCTGCCAATGGTCTTTCGCGCTCCTCGACTCCCGCTTCCGGAAATGCCACTCCCAAGAATGGTCCCCCTTCCATGTCGATCCCTGGTCGCAACGTCGAGACGGTTGTACTGGAGCCCCAGTTCATCCTCCCGCGCGGCCAGCTGAAGCGCCCCATTCCGGACATCATGAAGGATATCAACCGCAAGTCGCGCGCCAACATCACTCTGTCCACCGCTACCAACGGAAGATTGAAATTTGACGCAACTGGCCCTCAGGACGTTGCTCAGCAGGCTCTGAAGGATCTCGTCCAGCAGATTGGTACCAAG ACCACCATCAAGGTCCCGATCCCCCAGTCCGCCCGTGCTCACATCATTGGCAAGGGCGGCTCCGTCATCAAGGCCATCCAGGAGAAGTCAGGTGCCCGCGTCCAGCTTCCtaaggcggaggagggcagCGCCcctgtcgacgaggatgatgactCCACCATCGATGTTCTCGTTGAGGGCAACGCTCTGTCTGCTGCCTCGGCTCGTAACGAGATTCTGAAGATTGCTGGCGAGCGCACGGCCAACGTAAACACCAAGCTGCGCGGCATCCCTGCTGAGTTCTACCCCTTTATTGCGGGTCCTGGAAACAGCCATGTCAATCAGTACGAGAACAACGGCGTCCAGGTTCGCGTCCCTCCCCACCAAATCTGGGCTCCTCGTGGCCGCAACCTCGCTGTCAACGAGGGCGAGCGCCCCGTGTTCGTTCCCGCTAGCGACAACCACATCCAGTTGGCCGGTGACCGCGCCGCTGTCCAAGCCGCGCGTGCCGAGATCGAGCGTCGTGTCCAGGAGCTGCAGAACCAGCTGGCTATTGACCAGTTCAGTCTGCAGAAGGGACGCCACCAGTTTATCGCCGGCCGCCGTGGCGAGTCTCTGGATGAATTCTTTGGCCAGACTGGTTGCACCATCCTCTTGcccaccgacgacgacgacgactctgTTACCGTCATTGGCCCTATCGCCCAGCTGAGCAAGGGTGTCGAGACTGCCATGGACAGAGCCATGAATATGCAGTCCACTACTTTCGACATCGGTCGGTTCCACAAGAACGcccccggcggcgtcaacgtTCACGCCCGTCATGTCACTCGTTACCTGCGCCACCGTGATCTGTTTGATGACATTGAGAGAGCCCACAGCACTCATATTAGCACGCCTTTCAACGCCAGCGGTTCCTCCCCGTACGAGTTGTACTCGCGCGACGGTAAGAAGGCTCTCCAGGCCCAATCGGCCATCGAGAAGCTTGTCCACGCCGTTCCTCCTGCCAGAATCGCCCCCATTCCCGTTGACCCCTTCTACCACAACTACCTGGTCAAGGATGTTGGCCCACGCATGAGGAACAGCCATGGTGTCCACGTCATTCTCCCCGAGTCTGGTGAGCCGGACGCTCCCGTTCTGTTGGTCTTTGAGGGTCCTACTGCTCCCgagcccaagcccgagatCAAGACCGGCCGCCCATCCGATGACGAGATCCGTACCTTCCAAGAGGCCCTGGAAGTTGCGCGCAAGCAAATCTTggacatcatcaacaagCAGGAGCAGATCGCCTCTGCCTCCATCGACGTGCCCCAGAA GTTCCACGAGCGACTCCGTCGTTTCATCAAGAAGGAGCAGGCAAACCGGGCCGATGACCAGATTCCCATCCGTGTGTCCTCAGTCGGTACTGTCGTTACCCTGCGTGGTCCCGCCTCCGCTGTCAAGAAGCTTGAGGACAAGGTCATCGCCTTCATTGAGCAAGAAaaggaggatgagaaggaGCGTGGTTTCACAATGTCTTTTGACTTCCCCCAGAAGTTTGCCAACCACCTCATTGGCAAGGGCGGCTCGAACATCAAGGAGCTTCGCGACCGTTTTGACGTTGAGATTCAGGTTCAGGATGGCAAGGTCGAGCTTAAGGGTCCCAAGGCTAaggccgaggctgccaagGCACACATCAGCTCCCTCAGCCGCACCCTGGCCGATGAGGTGACCCACATCCTCAAGGTTGACCCCAAGTTCCATCGCGAGCTCATCGGCGCGGGAGGAAGCGTCACGAACCGCTTGCAAAACAAGTACAAGGTCTTGATCTTCTTCCCGCGGTCTGGCAAGAGCcccaaggacgacgaggcgaaCGCCGACGCTGTCAGCGATGCCGGCAAGCCTAAGCGTCACCAGGAGCCCGACGAAGTCATTGTCCGCGGTCCCAAGAAGGGAGCGGATGAGGCTCGCGACGAgatcctctccctcctccagTACTTGAAGGACACCTCTTTTACAGCGACAGTCTCCGTCCAACAGAAGCAGGTCCCGTCCATCATTGGACAGGGTGGCGCTGCCCTGGAGGAGCTACGCATTTCTTCCGGCGCCAAGATTGATATTCCTAgcggccgcgacgccgacaccGTTGAGATCCAGATCAAGGGCACTAAGGCTCAGGTGGCGGCTGCTAAgaaggcgctcgaggagaagagagatgTTTTCAACGACACCATTGTAAGAACCATTGAGGTGGATAAGAAGCACCACAAGTCTCTCATTGGAACCGGAG GCGCCAACCTCCGTGACCTGGTTATCAAGGCTGGCGGGTCCGATGACCGCCGCGAGCTTGCCCGTACCATTCAGTTCCCCAAGCAGGAGGCTGATGGCCACACGATCAAGGTTGAGGGTCGCTCTGACATTGTCAACAAGATCTGCGCAAGGATCGAAGAGATCGTCGCGGAGAAGGAGAGTCAAATTACCGAGGTTCTGGACGTCCCCACTGAAAAACACAGGACCCTGATCggccgtggtggtgatgCTAAGCGACAGCTCGAGGCCCAATTTACTGTTTCGATCGACATCCCCCGCCAGGGTGATGGCAAGACCGGTGTCAAGATTACTGGCCGGCCCGAGAACGTAGAGAAAGCCAAGGAGCACATTGCCTCTCTCGTCAAGGAGCAGGAAGGAGAGACCCTCCAGGTTCCCCGCAGCCTGCACCACTCCATCTCCAACAATGGCCAGTTCTTCCGCCAGCTCCGCAACAACCACCAGATCTCTGTCGACCATGCTGGCCAGAGCGTGCCTCCCAAACCCAGTAGCGCCAGCCGTAGCAATGGCAGTGCTCTGCCTCTGATcaccgatgacgacgacgccaccGCTGATGTCCACTCGTGGAAGGTTGTGGACAGCGCtgcgggcgaagacggcgataTCGCCTGGGTTCTCCGTGGCTCTCCCGAGAAcatcgagaaggccaaggccgccatcgcctcggCCATCGAGCAGGCCCGTAGGAACACCCACACGGGCTACCTGGTTCTGCCCGACCCCAAGACCTACCGCTATGTCATCGGCCAGGGTGGCAGCAAGGTTAACTCGATCCGCAAGCAAAGCGGTTGCAAGATCAACGTGCCCCGCAACGATGACAAGGAGGATGCCATTGAGGTCATTGGCACCGCCGAGGGTGTTGAGAAGGCAAAGGGCTTGATCctggacgccgtcaaggagggACTCAGCTCTCGTGTGTCCCGGGACTAG